A genomic stretch from Brucella sp. BE17 includes:
- a CDS encoding phosphodiester glycosidase family protein, whose protein sequence is MAAAVFSAPQSASAGACKPITFEGTSYILCTPEEGKGTLRLFWQNADGKPYRYFSRLAKSVIEEGQRLVFAINAGMYREDFSPLGLYIEDGQELRPADTGKSDGAKGPVPNFYKKPNGVFFVGEKQAGILTTETFLKERPKVQFATQSGPMLVIANKFHPAFIVGSKDRTRRSGIGICEKGAVHIAISEDPVNFHDFARLFRDHLKCPNALFLDGGQGAGIYEPALGRNDFSWHGGFGPILGLVE, encoded by the coding sequence ATGGCGGCCGCGGTTTTCTCAGCACCACAAAGTGCTTCAGCTGGAGCCTGCAAGCCGATCACCTTTGAGGGCACAAGCTATATTCTGTGCACGCCGGAAGAGGGAAAAGGCACGTTGCGCCTGTTCTGGCAGAATGCGGATGGCAAGCCTTACCGTTATTTTTCAAGGCTTGCCAAATCCGTAATAGAAGAAGGGCAGCGGCTTGTTTTCGCAATCAATGCCGGAATGTATCGTGAAGATTTTTCGCCGCTGGGACTCTATATCGAGGATGGACAGGAATTGCGTCCCGCTGACACAGGCAAATCCGATGGCGCGAAAGGTCCGGTGCCGAATTTCTACAAGAAGCCGAACGGTGTCTTCTTCGTGGGGGAAAAGCAGGCAGGCATCCTGACAACCGAGACATTCCTGAAAGAACGCCCCAAGGTGCAATTTGCAACCCAGTCGGGTCCGATGCTGGTGATCGCCAATAAGTTTCATCCTGCTTTTATCGTCGGATCGAAAGATCGTACCCGGCGCAGCGGCATTGGTATCTGCGAAAAGGGCGCAGTTCATATCGCGATTAGCGAAGACCCGGTCAACTTTCATGATTTCGCACGATTATTTCGCGACCACCTGAAATGCCCGAACGCACTCTTTCTTGACGGTGGGCAGGGTGCTGGCATCTATGAACCCGCACTTGGGCGCAACGATTTCTCTTGGCATGGCGGTTTCGGACCAATTCTGGGACTCGTGGAGTAG